Proteins from one Rhizobium sp. CB3090 genomic window:
- a CDS encoding sarcosine oxidase subunit delta translates to MASLVPCPHCGKRPKEEFTVKGAALSRPSPEADGETWFDYVYLRDNPRGAYQEYWHHTSGCRRWLVVTRDTATHEVFESRDAAERREVTA, encoded by the coding sequence ATGGCCAGCCTCGTCCCCTGCCCGCATTGCGGCAAAAGACCCAAGGAAGAATTCACCGTCAAGGGTGCCGCACTAAGCCGCCCCTCGCCCGAAGCGGACGGGGAAACCTGGTTCGACTATGTCTATCTGCGCGACAATCCGCGCGGCGCCTATCAGGAATACTGGCACCACACCTCCGGCTGCCGTCGCTGGCTGGTGGTGACCCGTGACACGGCAACCCATGAGGTTTTCGAAAGCCGCGATGCCGCCGAGCGCCGCGAGGTGACAGCATGA